In Terriglobales bacterium, a single genomic region encodes these proteins:
- a CDS encoding efflux RND transporter permease subunit — MATKITPIDEVQRAPAPLLDYWFSRFSKPLIFLIIALAIMGAYLAFTIPVAVFPEVNFPRIIIGIDNGVMPIDQMMVTITRPVEDAVNSVPGLQRVDSITSRGSAEIDLFFNWNVDMVQTLQLVNSAVAQVQTSLPNTAKFDTHRLTFASFPILGYSLTSDTVPQTQLWELATYELKPQINRLDGVATVVVQGGQEPEYLITPDPSKLLSASVTVPDITNAVAKTNLVDSPGLIEDNHQLVLGLINGQVRSPEELGQIVVKTNPAGIPIHIGDVAKVTHGTKPKYTVVTANGKPAVLLSINRQPDSNTVVVADEVNAKVAELKKTLPPGIKLTPYYDQSGLVRDSISSVRDAILIGLVLASIVIIIFLRDWGSSAVAGMVIPITIVITFIVLKAIGESFNLMTLGGLAAAVGLVIDDAIVVIENIVLHRDLGQGRAQAIYSALKEVTAPLIGSTVTPIVVFLPLIAIHGVYGTFFRALAVTMGVSLFTSLALALTWTPNLSQYFVKRKSEHKTDEAAAAEWTDRERLEHMIEAEEASYGKRFHAVVNFYERWLRRALERPLLLAGLSVVLIVVAYFCFRTLGSDLLPAMDEGGFIVDYIMPPGSSLAETNRVVNHVEQIIRADKDVQSTSRRTGLQLGLAAVTEANTGDISVKLKAKHERSSDEVIADLRVKIKQEEPQLDTEFPQLLQDMIGDLTSAPEPVVIKLFNNDAALLAKTGPQVADAISKIKGVVDVKDGVENTTSGPALNYQINPAVTARAGFTPDEVAVDAAAILEGEPATTPVVVNNRAYTVRVRFPDANRTNIEAMKNTLLASSAGRTATLGSLATVTQIPGQTEIRRENLQRDLEVTARFEGIDLGTGISKVQAEIAKLHLPSSIRIEYGGLYAEQQQTFHDFVFVFAMAFAFVFAVLLFEFRSFSAPTAILASALLSTAGVFLALLITGTTFSVSAFMGLIMVIGIVAKNGILLLDAEHEFRRAGFAPEDAMMRAGRRRLRPIAMTAIAAIAGMLPLAFALGAGSEMLQPLAIAVIGGILISMVLSLLVTPAVYFYLNRRSG, encoded by the coding sequence TTTTTCGAAGCCGCTTATCTTTCTAATCATCGCGTTGGCGATCATGGGAGCGTATCTCGCGTTCACCATCCCCGTCGCCGTTTTCCCGGAAGTGAACTTTCCCCGCATCATTATCGGCATCGACAACGGCGTGATGCCCATCGATCAGATGATGGTCACGATCACACGCCCCGTCGAGGATGCGGTGAACAGCGTTCCCGGATTGCAGCGGGTAGACTCCATAACCAGTCGTGGCTCTGCCGAAATCGATCTGTTCTTCAACTGGAACGTTGACATGGTGCAGACGTTACAGTTGGTGAACTCTGCGGTGGCGCAGGTGCAAACCTCGCTGCCGAATACGGCGAAGTTCGATACTCACCGTCTCACCTTCGCCAGTTTTCCCATTCTGGGCTACAGCCTGACCTCCGATACCGTTCCGCAAACACAGCTCTGGGAGTTAGCGACTTACGAGCTTAAGCCGCAGATTAATCGGCTTGATGGTGTGGCAACGGTTGTTGTCCAGGGGGGACAGGAGCCGGAATACTTAATCACACCTGATCCTTCCAAGCTCTTGAGCGCCTCAGTTACGGTGCCGGACATTACGAACGCTGTCGCGAAGACCAACCTTGTCGATTCGCCCGGCCTGATCGAGGACAATCACCAGCTCGTGTTGGGGCTGATCAACGGCCAGGTTCGTAGCCCCGAGGAGCTCGGCCAAATCGTTGTGAAGACCAACCCGGCCGGGATTCCGATTCACATTGGCGATGTCGCTAAAGTCACCCACGGCACAAAGCCCAAGTACACGGTGGTGACGGCGAACGGCAAGCCAGCGGTGCTCCTCTCCATCAACCGTCAGCCCGACAGCAATACCGTGGTAGTAGCGGACGAAGTAAACGCCAAGGTGGCGGAGCTCAAGAAGACGTTGCCGCCGGGCATCAAGCTCACTCCCTACTACGATCAATCAGGACTGGTGCGGGATTCCATCAGCAGCGTGCGCGACGCGATCCTGATCGGCCTCGTGCTGGCGTCGATTGTCATCATCATTTTTCTGCGAGACTGGGGCAGCTCAGCCGTCGCCGGGATGGTAATTCCGATCACGATCGTAATTACCTTCATCGTCCTGAAGGCCATTGGAGAGAGCTTCAACCTGATGACCCTCGGTGGTCTTGCTGCCGCCGTCGGTTTGGTCATCGACGATGCCATTGTTGTCATCGAGAACATCGTCCTGCATCGCGACCTCGGCCAGGGAAGAGCTCAGGCAATCTACAGCGCGTTAAAAGAAGTTACGGCACCGCTGATTGGATCGACTGTTACTCCGATCGTCGTGTTTCTTCCGCTGATCGCCATCCACGGCGTATACGGCACATTCTTCCGAGCTCTGGCAGTCACGATGGGAGTGTCGCTCTTCACTTCGCTGGCGCTGGCGCTCACATGGACGCCGAACCTGAGCCAATACTTTGTAAAACGGAAATCTGAGCACAAAACCGACGAAGCGGCGGCTGCGGAGTGGACCGATCGTGAGCGCCTCGAACACATGATTGAGGCCGAAGAGGCCTCATATGGCAAACGCTTTCATGCCGTGGTTAATTTCTACGAGCGTTGGTTACGCCGCGCGCTGGAGCGTCCCTTGTTGCTCGCTGGCCTAAGCGTAGTCCTGATCGTTGTTGCGTACTTCTGCTTTAGAACTCTTGGATCGGACCTGCTGCCGGCGATGGACGAAGGCGGTTTTATCGTCGACTACATCATGCCGCCGGGAAGCTCGCTCGCCGAGACTAATCGCGTCGTGAACCACGTGGAGCAGATCATCCGCGCCGACAAGGATGTGCAAAGCACCTCGCGGCGTACCGGCTTGCAACTTGGATTGGCGGCGGTGACGGAAGCGAATACCGGCGACATCTCGGTGAAGCTGAAGGCGAAGCACGAACGCTCTTCTGACGAGGTGATTGCGGATCTTCGCGTCAAGATTAAACAGGAGGAGCCGCAACTGGATACGGAGTTCCCGCAGCTCCTGCAGGACATGATCGGAGATCTCACCAGCGCGCCGGAGCCGGTGGTGATCAAGTTATTTAACAACGACGCCGCTCTGTTGGCGAAGACCGGGCCGCAGGTTGCCGATGCAATCTCCAAAATCAAAGGCGTCGTCGACGTTAAGGACGGTGTTGAGAACACGACCAGCGGCCCGGCACTGAATTACCAGATCAATCCTGCGGTCACGGCCCGCGCCGGCTTTACGCCGGACGAAGTCGCTGTCGATGCTGCTGCCATTCTCGAAGGCGAGCCCGCCACGACCCCCGTGGTTGTGAACAATCGCGCCTACACTGTGCGGGTCCGGTTCCCGGACGCTAATCGAACGAATATCGAAGCGATGAAGAATACGCTGCTCGCAAGCTCCGCCGGTCGCACCGCAACGCTCGGTTCATTGGCAACGGTCACGCAAATTCCCGGGCAGACGGAAATTCGCCGTGAGAACTTGCAACGCGATTTGGAAGTTACCGCTCGATTTGAGGGAATCGATCTGGGAACCGGTATTAGTAAAGTGCAAGCCGAAATCGCCAAGCTGCACCTTCCATCGTCGATTCGCATAGAGTACGGCGGGCTCTACGCTGAGCAGCAGCAGACCTTCCACGACTTCGTCTTTGTTTTCGCGATGGCATTCGCCTTCGTTTTTGCTGTTTTGCTGTTCGAGTTTCGCAGCTTCTCCGCTCCAACCGCCATCCTCGCTTCCGCGCTGCTCTCAACCGCCGGAGTCTTCCTTGCGCTGTTGATCACCGGCACGACATTTAGCGTTTCCGCGTTCATGGGACTGATCATGGTGATCGGTATCGTAGCCAAGAACGGAATCCTGCTGCTCGATGCCGAGCACGAATTTCGCCGCGCCGGGTTTGCCCCCGAAGATGCCATGATGCGCGCAGGCCGGCGACGCTTGCGTCCAATCGCAATGACTGCTATCGCTGCTATTGCGGGCATGCTGCCCCTCGCCTTCGCTCTCGGCGCCGGATCAGAAATGCTTCAGCCGCTCGCTATCGCTGTAATCGGCGGCATCCTTATCTCAATGGTGCTCTCACTCCTGGTTACGCCCGCCGTATATTTCTATCTGAATCGTCGCAGCGGTTAA
- a CDS encoding TIGR00366 family protein has product MRPSAVALETAPTASTSQRQTLLSRISKYCVYVFEKAVPDPFVFAVILTFLSAAMAYALTATRSPLVIAVGWYNGVFNILTFGFQMVLMLVTGSALANSPAVHRMLLKIASVAKTPRDAVSLTILIGMVASWTNWGFGLIISALLARELAKRVRMDFGWLVAAAYTGFVVSTEGLSGSIALSQATPGSILNIAEKTVGHGLPLRETVFAAFNLIPIAALLILLPVIFRFTEPAEENSVIADPDRLRLEDEPKRPAESGRSLGRWLDHAWILNVLLIAGGVFGLIGHWKQVGFSIDLNSVILIFLLLGLLFHWRPLQYVEAIKKAARVTGPLILQYPLYGGIMGIMTATGLAVVISKAFISFSTARTLPFWTYLSSIFITWFIPSGGGHWAVQGPFVLPAARDLHASLAGTTMAVAMGESVGNMLQPFFALPILAIAGIGMRRMMGYMVVTFVVAFMIFGASLLLLVPR; this is encoded by the coding sequence ATGAGACCTTCGGCAGTCGCACTGGAAACAGCGCCTACAGCGAGTACGTCTCAACGGCAAACGCTACTAAGCCGGATAAGCAAATACTGTGTCTACGTTTTTGAGAAGGCTGTTCCAGATCCCTTTGTATTTGCCGTGATTCTCACCTTTTTGTCTGCTGCGATGGCTTACGCGTTGACTGCAACACGTTCGCCACTCGTGATCGCCGTTGGTTGGTACAACGGCGTATTCAACATTCTGACATTCGGATTTCAAATGGTGTTGATGCTTGTAACAGGATCGGCTTTGGCGAATTCGCCCGCCGTGCATCGCATGTTGTTGAAGATCGCTTCAGTCGCGAAGACGCCTCGCGACGCAGTCTCACTTACGATTTTAATTGGAATGGTAGCTTCCTGGACGAACTGGGGATTCGGCCTGATTATTTCTGCCCTTTTGGCTCGCGAGCTTGCCAAGAGAGTGCGGATGGACTTCGGCTGGCTCGTGGCTGCCGCCTACACGGGCTTTGTTGTTTCAACGGAGGGATTATCAGGATCAATAGCACTGTCCCAGGCCACCCCTGGATCGATTCTCAACATCGCCGAGAAGACGGTTGGACACGGCTTGCCGCTCCGAGAGACCGTATTTGCGGCCTTCAATCTCATACCTATAGCTGCATTATTAATACTACTTCCTGTCATTTTTCGTTTCACGGAACCTGCCGAGGAGAACTCAGTCATCGCCGATCCAGACCGCCTTCGTCTTGAAGACGAGCCAAAGCGTCCCGCCGAGTCTGGCCGCAGTTTGGGGCGGTGGCTCGACCATGCTTGGATACTCAATGTATTGCTCATTGCGGGCGGAGTATTTGGCTTGATTGGACACTGGAAACAGGTTGGTTTCTCAATTGACCTTAACTCAGTGATCTTGATTTTCCTACTGCTTGGTTTGCTATTCCACTGGAGGCCCCTGCAGTACGTGGAGGCTATCAAGAAAGCCGCTCGAGTTACTGGACCACTAATTCTGCAATATCCACTATACGGCGGCATCATGGGTATCATGACTGCGACGGGTCTTGCAGTTGTTATTTCGAAGGCATTTATTAGCTTCTCCACGGCCAGGACATTGCCATTTTGGACTTACCTCTCTTCTATCTTCATCACTTGGTTCATTCCAAGCGGAGGGGGGCACTGGGCGGTTCAAGGTCCCTTTGTTTTGCCAGCGGCGCGTGACCTGCACGCATCTTTGGCAGGCACAACAATGGCTGTAGCTATGGGGGAATCTGTTGGAAACATGCTGCAGCCCTTCTTCGCGCTTCCCATTCTTGCAATTGCCGGCATTGGAATGCGCCGCATGATGGGTTATATGGTTGTCACTTTTGTCGTTGCGTTCATGATTTTTGGGGCATCGCTCTTGCTGCTTGTTCCACGATAG